In Helicobacter pylori, a single genomic region encodes these proteins:
- a CDS encoding ABC transporter ATP-binding protein: MAKKKHKISTLKYFLRSLKQIYMLITFKEKMVFFLLVLMAVFSSFVEVMSLTLLMPFITLASDPSRALDDKDWKMVYDFFHFSSPVRLMYFFSFCLVGIYLFRMFYGVSFTYLKGRFSNKKAYQIKQQLFLQHIKSNYLSHLNHNLDSLRDIINNKADGMFMSFNAFLNLLTELTVIVFFYSTLLITNWKLTLVFTLIISIQIFIITKKITILIQKKGEIAAKSRAQTLKVFSKFFSNFKITKLKDNHEEAHKLFGENSRKAHDTEIIYATLQVVPRYSLETVGFSLLILAVAYILFKYGEAKMVLPTISMYALALYRTLPSVTGVLNQYNEIAYNQLATNIVFKSLTKTIVEEDLVPLDFNKKITLQNISFAYKPKHPVLKNFNLTIQKGQKVALIGHSGCGKSTLADIIMGLTYPKSGEIFIDNTLLTNENRRSWRKKIGYIPQNIYLFDGTVGDNIAFGSAIDEKRLIKVCKMAHIYDFLCEHEGLKTQVGEGGAKLSGGQKQRIGIARALYDNPEILVLDEATSALDNETESKIMDEIYQIAKNKTLIVIAHRLSTIERCEVIIDMSQHKDNLD; the protein is encoded by the coding sequence ATGGCGAAAAAAAAACATAAAATTTCTACTTTAAAATACTTTTTGCGCTCTTTAAAGCAAATCTACATGCTCATCACTTTCAAGGAAAAAATGGTTTTTTTCCTGCTTGTGCTGATGGCGGTTTTTTCTTCTTTTGTGGAAGTGATGTCTCTAACCCTCCTAATGCCTTTTATCACTCTCGCTTCCGATCCCAGCAGGGCTTTAGACGATAAAGATTGGAAAATGGTCTATGATTTTTTCCATTTTTCATCTCCCGTTCGCCTCATGTATTTCTTTAGTTTTTGCTTAGTAGGGATTTATTTGTTCAGGATGTTTTATGGGGTGTCTTTCACTTATTTGAAAGGGCGTTTTTCCAACAAGAAAGCTTATCAAATCAAGCAACAACTTTTTTTACAGCACATTAAAAGCAACTACCTCTCCCACCTTAACCACAACTTGGATTCTTTAAGAGATATTATCAATAATAAAGCGGATGGCATGTTTATGAGCTTTAACGCTTTTTTGAATCTACTCACTGAATTAACCGTGATCGTTTTTTTCTATTCCACGCTATTAATCACTAACTGGAAGTTAACGCTTGTATTCACTCTAATCATCTCTATACAAATTTTTATCATCACTAAAAAAATCACCATTCTTATTCAAAAAAAGGGCGAGATAGCGGCAAAATCTAGGGCGCAAACGCTTAAGGTTTTTTCCAAATTTTTCAGCAATTTCAAAATCACTAAACTCAAAGACAACCACGAAGAAGCCCACAAGCTTTTTGGAGAAAATAGCCGTAAAGCCCATGACACTGAGATCATTTACGCTACTTTGCAAGTAGTCCCCAGGTATTCATTAGAAACGGTGGGTTTTAGTTTGTTGATTTTAGCGGTCGCTTACATTTTATTCAAATACGGCGAAGCTAAAATGGTGCTTCCTACCATTTCTATGTATGCTCTAGCGCTTTATCGCACGCTCCCTTCTGTTACTGGCGTTTTGAATCAATATAATGAAATCGCTTACAACCAACTTGCGACCAACATTGTTTTTAAAAGCCTTACTAAAACCATCGTTGAAGAGGATTTAGTCCCTTTAGACTTTAATAAAAAAATCACTCTCCAAAACATTTCATTCGCTTATAAGCCAAAACACCCGGTTTTAAAGAATTTTAACCTCACCATTCAAAAAGGTCAAAAAGTCGCTCTCATAGGCCATAGCGGGTGCGGAAAATCCACGCTGGCGGATATTATTATGGGGCTTACCTACCCTAAAAGTGGGGAAATTTTTATTGATAACACCCTTTTAACCAACGAAAACAGGCGCTCATGGCGTAAAAAAATAGGCTATATCCCCCAAAATATTTACCTTTTTGATGGCACTGTGGGGGATAATATCGCTTTTGGGAGCGCCATAGATGAAAAACGCTTGATTAAGGTGTGCAAAATGGCTCATATTTATGATTTTTTATGCGAGCATGAGGGCCTTAAAACCCAAGTGGGCGAAGGGGGTGCTAAGCTTAGTGGCGGTCAAAAACAGCGCATAGGCATTGCAAGAGCCTTATACGATAACCCTGAAATTTTGGTTTTAGATGAAGCCACTTCGGCCCTAGACAATGAAACCGAGAGTAAAATCATGGATGAAATCTATCAAATCGCTAAAAATAAAACTCTGATCGTTATCGCCCACCGCTTAAGCACGATTGAACGCTGTGAAGTCATCATTGACATGAGCCAACACAAAGACAATCTTGACTAA
- the tuf gene encoding elongation factor Tu, whose translation MAKEKFNRTKPHVNIGTIGHVDHGKTTLSAAISAVLSLKGLAEMKDYDNIDNAPEEKERGITIATSHIEYETENRHYAHVDCPGHADYVKNMITGAAQMDGAILVVSAADGPMPQTREHILLSRQVGVPHIVVFLNKQDMVDDQELLELVEMEVRELLSAYEFPGDDTPIIAGSALRALEEAKAGNVGEWGEKVLKLMAEVDAYIPTPERDTEKTFLMPVEDVFSIAGRGTVVTGRIERGVVKVGDEVEIVGIRPTQKTTVTGVEMFRKELEKGEAGDNVGVLLRGTKKEEVERGMVLCKPGSITPHKKFEGEIYVLSKEEGGRHTPFFTNYRPQFYVRTTDVTGSITLPEGVEMVMPGDNVKITVELISPVALELGTKFAIREGGRTVGAGVVSNIIE comes from the coding sequence ATGGCAAAAGAAAAGTTTAACAGAACTAAGCCGCATGTTAATATTGGAACCATTGGGCATGTAGACCATGGTAAAACGACTTTGAGTGCAGCGATTTCAGCGGTGCTTTCTTTGAAAGGTCTTGCAGAAATGAAAGACTATGATAATATTGATAACGCCCCTGAAGAAAAAGAAAGAGGGATCACTATCGCTACTTCTCACATTGAATATGAGACTGAAAACAGACACTATGCGCATGTGGATTGCCCAGGACACGCTGACTATGTAAAAAACATGATCACCGGTGCGGCGCAAATGGACGGAGCGATTTTGGTTGTTTCTGCAGCTGATGGTCCTATGCCTCAAACCAGAGAGCATATCTTATTGTCTCGTCAAGTAGGCGTGCCTCACATCGTTGTTTTCTTAAACAAACAAGACATGGTAGATGACCAAGAATTGTTAGAGCTTGTGGAAATGGAAGTACGCGAATTGTTGAGCGCGTATGAATTCCCTGGCGATGACACTCCTATCATAGCGGGTTCAGCTTTGAGAGCTTTAGAAGAAGCAAAGGCTGGTAATGTGGGTGAATGGGGTGAAAAAGTGCTTAAGCTCATGGCTGAAGTGGATGCCTATATCCCTACTCCAGAAAGAGACACTGAAAAAACTTTCTTGATGCCGGTTGAAGATGTGTTCTCTATTGCGGGTAGAGGGACTGTGGTTACAGGTAGGATTGAAAGAGGTGTGGTGAAAGTAGGCGATGAAGTGGAAATCGTTGGTATCAGACCTACACAAAAAACGACTGTAACCGGTGTAGAAATGTTTAGGAAAGAGTTGGAAAAAGGTGAAGCCGGCGATAATGTGGGCGTGCTTTTAAGAGGAACTAAAAAAGAAGAAGTAGAACGCGGTATGGTTCTATGCAAACCAGGTTCTATCACTCCGCACAAGAAATTTGAGGGAGAAATTTATGTCCTTTCTAAAGAAGAAGGCGGGAGACACACTCCATTCTTCACCAATTACCGCCCGCAATTCTATGTGCGCACAACTGATGTGACTGGCTCTATCACCCTTCCTGAAGGCGTAGAAATGGTTATGCCTGGCGATAATGTTAAAATCACTGTAGAATTGATTAGCCCTGTTGCGTTAGAGTTGGGAACTAAATTTGCGATTCGTGAAGGCGGTAGGACTGTTGGTGCTGGTGTTGTGAGTAATATTATTGAATAA
- the rpmG gene encoding 50S ribosomal protein L33 gives MKVKIGLKCSDCEDINYSTTKNAKTNTEKLELKKFCPRENKHTLHKEIKLKS, from the coding sequence ATGAAAGTTAAAATAGGGTTGAAGTGTTCTGATTGCGAAGATATCAATTACAGCACCACTAAGAACGCCAAGACTAACACTGAAAAACTGGAGCTTAAAAAGTTCTGCCCAAGGGAAAATAAGCACACTCTTCATAAAGAAATTAAATTGAAGAGTTAG
- the secE gene encoding preprotein translocase subunit SecE — translation MDKWLMQYKLAREELSKVIFPIKEQIRNALVSVLVVVSAITLFLALLDFSLGAFISSVL, via the coding sequence ATGGATAAATGGCTCATGCAATATAAATTAGCTAGAGAAGAGCTTTCTAAAGTGATATTTCCCATTAAGGAGCAGATACGCAACGCGCTTGTTTCTGTTTTGGTGGTGGTGAGTGCTATCACGCTGTTTTTAGCTTTGTTGGATTTTTCTCTGGGGGCTTTTATCTCTAGTGTTCTATAG
- the nusG gene encoding transcription termination/antitermination protein NusG, which yields MMDWYAIQTYSGSEQSVKKAIENLANDHNIRDRIQEIIVPTEDIIEVSKKSKTKVTERSLYPGYVFIKVDLDTVLWHKIQSLPRVSRFIGENKKPTPLSEADIGHILEKMNNRAAPKPKIFFEQGEVVRVVEGPFANFTATVEEYDVEHRKLKLNVSIFGRNTPIEILHSQVEKII from the coding sequence ATGATGGATTGGTATGCTATACAAACTTATTCAGGGAGCGAGCAGTCCGTTAAGAAAGCGATTGAGAATCTAGCGAACGATCATAATATAAGAGATAGGATACAAGAGATCATTGTGCCTACTGAAGATATTATAGAGGTTTCTAAAAAAAGCAAGACGAAAGTAACGGAACGAAGCCTTTATCCTGGGTATGTTTTTATTAAGGTGGATTTAGATACGGTTTTGTGGCATAAGATACAATCTTTGCCAAGAGTGAGCCGTTTTATTGGAGAAAATAAAAAGCCAACCCCATTGAGTGAAGCGGATATTGGGCATATTTTAGAAAAAATGAATAACCGAGCGGCCCCCAAGCCCAAAATCTTTTTTGAGCAAGGCGAAGTGGTGCGCGTGGTGGAAGGCCCTTTTGCGAACTTTACCGCTACGGTGGAAGAGTATGATGTGGAGCACCGCAAACTCAAGCTCAATGTTTCTATTTTTGGTAGGAACACTCCAATAGAGATTTTGCATTCGCAAGTGGAAAAAATTATATAA
- the rplK gene encoding 50S ribosomal protein L11: MAKKVVGEIKLQIPAGKANPSPPVGPALGQRGVNIMEFCKAFNERTKDMGSFNIPVIITVYQDKSFTFITKKPPVTDLIKKASGVEKGSDNPLKNKIAKLTHKQVEEIAQLKMEDLNTSTMEAAKKIVMGSARSMGVEVVD; this comes from the coding sequence ATGGCTAAAAAAGTAGTCGGAGAAATCAAACTTCAAATCCCTGCCGGTAAGGCAAACCCTTCACCTCCCGTAGGGCCAGCGTTGGGTCAAAGAGGGGTTAATATCATGGAATTTTGCAAGGCTTTTAATGAGAGAACTAAAGACATGGGGAGTTTTAATATCCCGGTCATTATCACGGTTTATCAAGATAAGAGTTTCACTTTTATCACTAAAAAGCCTCCGGTAACGGATTTGATCAAAAAAGCTTCTGGGGTTGAAAAAGGTTCTGACAACCCGCTCAAAAATAAAATTGCAAAGCTCACCCACAAGCAAGTGGAAGAGATCGCACAATTGAAAATGGAAGATTTAAACACAAGTACCATGGAAGCGGCCAAAAAAATCGTTATGGGTAGCGCTAGGAGCATGGGCGTAGAAGTTGTGGATTGA
- a CDS encoding 50S ribosomal protein L1 produces MAKKVFKRLEKLFSKIQNDKAYGVEQGVEVVKSLASAKFDETVEVALRLGVDPRHADQMVRGAVVLPHGTGKKVRVAVFAKDIKQDEAKNAGADVVGGDDLAEEIKNGRIDFDMVIATPDMMAVVGKVGRILGPKGLMPNPKTGTVTMDIAKAVSNAKSGQVNFRVDKKGNVHAPIGKASFPEEKIKENMLELVKTINRLKPSSAKGKYIRNAALSLTMSPSVSLDAQELMDIK; encoded by the coding sequence GTGGCAAAAAAAGTATTTAAAAGATTGGAAAAACTTTTTTCTAAAATTCAAAACGATAAAGCGTATGGCGTAGAGCAAGGCGTAGAGGTGGTTAAGTCCCTCGCTTCAGCCAAATTTGATGAAACCGTGGAAGTAGCGTTAAGGCTAGGGGTTGATCCAAGGCATGCGGATCAAATGGTGCGCGGTGCGGTGGTGCTTCCTCATGGAACAGGGAAAAAAGTAAGAGTGGCCGTTTTTGCAAAAGACATCAAGCAAGATGAAGCCAAGAACGCTGGGGCTGATGTCGTTGGCGGAGACGATTTGGCTGAAGAAATCAAAAATGGCCGTATTGATTTTGACATGGTGATCGCAACGCCTGATATGATGGCGGTTGTCGGTAAAGTGGGTAGGATTTTAGGCCCTAAAGGTTTGATGCCAAACCCTAAAACCGGAACCGTTACGATGGATATTGCTAAAGCGGTTAGTAACGCTAAAAGCGGTCAAGTGAATTTCAGGGTGGATAAAAAGGGCAATGTTCATGCCCCTATTGGCAAAGCGAGTTTTCCTGAAGAAAAAATCAAAGAAAACATGCTTGAGTTGGTTAAAACGATCAACCGCCTAAAACCCAGTAGCGCGAAAGGCAAGTATATTAGAAACGCCGCTCTCTCGCTCACCATGTCGCCTTCAGTGAGTTTGGACGCACAGGAATTGATGGATATTAAATAG
- a CDS encoding 50S ribosomal protein L10, which yields MQKQHQRQHKVELVANLKSQFVDAKALLICDYKGLSVKKLEALRNKARTQGIKVQVIKNTLAHIAMKEAGYSDLDLKETNVFLWGGDQIALSKLVFDFQKEHKDHFVLKAGLFDKESVSVAHVEAVSKLPSKEELMGMLLSVWTAPARYFVTGLDNLRKAKEEN from the coding sequence ATGCAAAAACAACATCAAAGGCAGCATAAAGTAGAGCTAGTCGCTAACTTAAAGTCGCAATTTGTAGATGCCAAAGCCCTTTTAATTTGCGATTATAAGGGTCTTAGCGTGAAAAAGTTGGAAGCTTTAAGGAATAAGGCTCGCACTCAAGGCATTAAAGTGCAAGTGATTAAGAACACTCTCGCTCATATTGCCATGAAAGAGGCTGGCTATTCTGATTTGGATTTGAAAGAAACCAATGTGTTTTTGTGGGGCGGTGATCAAATCGCTCTCTCTAAACTCGTGTTTGATTTCCAAAAAGAGCATAAAGATCACTTTGTGTTGAAAGCGGGCTTGTTTGATAAAGAAAGCGTTAGCGTAGCTCATGTGGAAGCGGTTTCAAAACTCCCAAGCAAAGAAGAGCTTATGGGAATGTTGCTTTCTGTTTGGACGGCTCCGGCGCGTTATTTTGTGACCGGTTTAGATAATTTGCGTAAAGCGAAAGAAGAAAACTAA
- the rplL gene encoding 50S ribosomal protein L7/L12, giving the protein MAISKEEVLEYIGSLSVLELAELVKMFEEKFGVSATPTVVAGAAVAGGVAAESEEKTEFNVILADSGAEKIKVIKVVREITGLGLKEAKDATEKTPHVLKEGVNKEEAETIKKKLEEVGAKVEVK; this is encoded by the coding sequence ATGGCAATTTCAAAAGAAGAAGTGTTAGAGTATATTGGTTCATTGAGCGTTTTAGAGCTTGCTGAATTGGTTAAAATGTTTGAGGAAAAATTTGGCGTGAGCGCGACTCCAACGGTCGTAGCGGGTGCGGCTGTAGCTGGCGGTGTAGCGGCTGAGAGCGAAGAAAAAACCGAATTTAATGTGATTTTGGCTGATAGCGGTGCTGAAAAAATCAAGGTGATTAAAGTGGTTCGTGAAATCACTGGACTTGGCCTGAAAGAAGCTAAAGACGCTACCGAAAAAACCCCTCATGTGCTTAAAGAGGGCGTGAATAAAGAAGAAGCTGAAACCATCAAGAAGAAACTTGAAGAAGTAGGTGCTAAGGTTGAAGTCAAGTAA